One region of Wyeomyia smithii strain HCP4-BCI-WySm-NY-G18 chromosome 3, ASM2978416v1, whole genome shotgun sequence genomic DNA includes:
- the LOC129731997 gene encoding endocuticle structural glycoprotein ABD-5-like, with protein MNQFVFSVCCVLLCVTVLSLPAPQNLGAGSAGQDVKVLQYYNQNNGLDGYKFFYELSDGQVRKEEGTFVDGKDAAGGDVKILHVIGAYSFIAPDQQTYWVNFTADENGYHPKVGSGTVGGIQPGRDLFSQ; from the exons ATGAATCAATTCGTGTTCAGTGTGTGTTGTGTTTTGCTGTGCGTAACGGTGCTTTCATTGCCAGCGCCACAGAATTTGGGAGCAGGATCAGCAGGTCAGGACGTGAAAGTACTGCAATATTACAATCAGAACAATGGACTCGACGGATATAAATTTTT CTACGAATTGAGCGATGGTCAGGTCCGAAAGGAGGAAGGCACATTCGTTGACGGTAAGGATGCCGCGGGTGGGGACGTGAAAATACTGCACGTGATAGGAGCGTACTCGTTCATTGCTCCCGATCAGCAAACCTACTGGGTGAATTTCACTGCTGACGAAAATGGCTACCACCCGAAAGTTGGTTCAGGTACGGTCGGAGGAATTCAACCAGGTCGAGATCTTTTCAGCCAGTAA
- the LOC129731900 gene encoding uncharacterized protein LOC129731900, giving the protein METKLFVTCLIIITYLTVGSCFFYQPAAFTEKITDIQDFASNVSENRLPLRILEHTITPYDMNPEQLKLIGRYVFLAPQENNLYLVGFEETIDKSDAARRIISELVKKKSITSIYKSQRAKSIRVDKIKYL; this is encoded by the exons ATGGAAACCAAACTATTTGTAACGTGTTTAATTATAATAACTTATCTAACCGTAGGCAGTTGTTTTTTCTACCAACCAGCAGCTTTTACAGAAAAGATAACCGATATTCAGGATTTCGCTAGTAACGTTTCAGAAAATCG ATTACCGCTCCGTATATTGGAACATACAATCACACCGTACGACATGAATCCCGAACAGCTGAAACTTATCGGACGATACGTTTTTCTTGCGCCACAAGAAAATAACCTTTATTTGGTAGGATTCGAGGAAACGATTGACA AGTCCGATGCCGCAAGGCGGATAATCAGTGAGTTGGTGAAGAAAAAGTCGATCACTAGCATCTACAAATCTCAGCGGGCAAAATCGATCCGAgtggataaaataaaatatctcTAA
- the LOC129731860 gene encoding larval cuticle protein 9-like isoform X1: protein MIVFLVSVLTITLLKVTTESAPVETSDAQLTIVQQSNIYKTDGFDWEYELSDGREVSQSAYKKELDDGTEVLVIEGFYSYMAPDGRIYSVRYLADENGYHADVAVGESEFLRLVPHAYDGETAVKRLLGPKLLKSLIGFNPDDE from the exons atgatagTTTTCTTGGTGAGTGTACTGACCATAACTCTACTAAAAGTTACTACTGAAAGTGCTCCAGTGGAAACTTCGGATGCTCAGCTGACGATAGTTCAACAGTCGAACATTTACAAAACGGATGGATTTGACTGGga GTATGAACTGAGCGACGGTCGCGAAGTGAGTCAAAGTGCATATAAGAAGGAATTGGATGATGGCACGGAAGTGCTCGTAATCGAGGGCTTCTACAGTTACATGGCACCTGATGGCAGAATATACTCTGTCAGATATTTAGCCGATGAAAATGGATACCACGCGGATGTAGCTG TCGGTGAGTCAGAATTTCTTCGCCTAGTGCCACACGCATACG ATGGTGAAACTGCAGTTAAGCGTCTACTTGGTCCTAAGCTTTTGAAGTCACTGATTGGGTTCAATCCAGATGatgaatga
- the LOC129731860 gene encoding larval cuticle protein 9-like isoform X2 — protein MIVFLVSVLTITLLKVTTESAPVETSDAQLTIVQQSNIYKTDGFDWEYELSDGREVSQSAYKKELDDGTEVLVIEGFYSYMAPDGRIYSVRYLADENGYHADVAVGESEFLRLVPHAYGNLW, from the exons atgatagTTTTCTTGGTGAGTGTACTGACCATAACTCTACTAAAAGTTACTACTGAAAGTGCTCCAGTGGAAACTTCGGATGCTCAGCTGACGATAGTTCAACAGTCGAACATTTACAAAACGGATGGATTTGACTGGga GTATGAACTGAGCGACGGTCGCGAAGTGAGTCAAAGTGCATATAAGAAGGAATTGGATGATGGCACGGAAGTGCTCGTAATCGAGGGCTTCTACAGTTACATGGCACCTGATGGCAGAATATACTCTGTCAGATATTTAGCCGATGAAAATGGATACCACGCGGATGTAGCTG TCGGTGAGTCAGAATTTCTTCGCCTAGTGCCACACGCATACGGTAATTT ATGGTGA